ATATGGACCCGTCTGAATCCGGTACCGCTGATCTGCCAACCTCTGTCTGTGGCGAACCTTTTGGGTTACACACTAATATGGACCCGTCTGAATCCGGTACCGCTGATCTGCCAACCTCTGTCTGTGGCGAACCTTTTGGGTTACACACTAATATGGACCCGTCTGAATCCGGTACCGCTGATCTGCCAACCTCTGTCTGTGGCGAACAGGTTGGGTTACACACTAATATGGACCCGTCTGAATCCGGTACCGCTGATCTGCCAACCTCTGTCTGTGGCGAACCTTTTGGGTTACACACTAATATGGACCCGTCTGAATCCGGTACCGCTGATCTGCCAGCGCTCTTCGCCTCCGAGCATCACACCAGTGCTCTGCAATAGTTTTCAaaacattttatatatattttttgtaggtCGATATCGATGTCCTCAGGACCTTTTCCGATGTCCGCAAtagaatgctatttctagggACCAATAGAATGCTGTTTCTAGTGACTAATAGAATGCTATTTCTAGTGACCAATAGAATGCTATTTCTAGTGACCAATAGAATGCTGTTTCTAGTGACTAATAGAATGCTATTTCTAGTGACCAATAGAATGCTTTTTCTAGTGACCAATAGAATGCTATTTCTAGTGACCAATAGCATGCTATTTCTAGTGACCAATAGAATGCTATTTCTAGTGACCAATAGAATGCTATTTCTAGTGACCAATATAATGCTATTTCTAGTGACCAATATAATGCTGTTTCTAGGGACTACTAATAGAATGCTATTTCTAGTGACCAATAGAATGCTATTTCTAGGAACCAATAGAATACTATTTATAGTGACCAAtagaatgctatttctagggaccaatataatgctatttctagggACCAAtagaatgctatttctagggACCAAtagaatgctatttctagggACCAATAGAATGCTATTTCTGGGGACCAAtagaatgctatttctagggACCAATAGAATCCTATTTCTAGGGACCAATAGAATGCTATTTCTAGTCACCAGTAGAATGCTTTTTCTAGTGACCAATAGGATGCTTTTTCTGGTGACCAATAGGATGCTTTTTCTAGTGACCAGGCTGACACTGacaagtacacagacacacacttacagggcattcggaaaatgttcagaccccttgactttttcaacattttgttatgttacagccttattctaaaattgattaaatcatttttccCTTCATCAATCTAAAAAACAATACCCAATTtaaaaaataggtttttagacatttttgcaaatgtaaaaaaactCAACTTTAAATAtcagatttacataagtattcatacccattgctcggtactttgttgaagcacctttgacagcgattacagccttgactcttcttgggtatgacgctacaaacttgtcacacctgtatttagggagtttctcccattcttctctgcagatcctctcaagctctgtcgggttAGATGgggaggtctctccagagatgttcgatcggattctggctgggccactcaaggacattgagacttttcccaaagccactcctacattatcttggctgtgtgcttaggtttgttgtcctgttggaaggtgaaccttcaccccagtctgaagtcctgagcgctctggagcaaggatctctttgtactctgcttcgttcatctttccctcgatcctgaccagtctctcagtccctgccgctgaaaaacatccatgcttcaccgtagggatggtattggccagatgCTGAGCGGTGCATGGTTTCCTCCAGTCGTGACatttggcattcaagccaaagagttcaatcttggtttcatcagaccagagaatcttgtttctcgtgatctgagagtctttaggtgccttttggcaaactccaagcaggcagtcatgtgccttttactaaggagtggcttccgtctggccacactaccataaaggcctgattggtggagtgctgcggagatggttgtccttctggaaggttctcccatctccacagaggaactctggagctctgtcagagtgaccattggattcttggtcaactccctgaccaaggcccttctcccccgattgctcagtttggccgggcggccagctccaggaagagtcttggtggttccaaacttcttccatttaagaatgatggaggccactgtgttcttggggaccttcaataaagaaagatctcaaggatgatcgacggaaacagtatgcacctgagcttaatgtTGAAACTaatgaatactaatgtaaataaggtatttctgtatttttatttttgtataaatttgcaaacatttctaaacctgttttcgctttgtcgttatggggtattgtgtgtagatggaggaatttctttcatttaatccattttagaataaggctgtgtaacttaacaaaacgtggaaaaagtccaggggtctgaatgctttccgaatgcattgaATATGGTTTTACGAGTCCTTGACACAATGctgttgtgtgttccttctctctctctccctccttctctctctctccgtctctcctctgctctcttcctctctctctacctctttctctcctctctttgtcctCGCTCTagcactctccctccttctctctctccctccttccctctctctccctccttctctctctcactcttccctctctctctccttctctctatccctccttctctctctctctctctccttctctctatccctccttctctctccctccttctctctctctctccttctctctctccctcctctctctctctccctctctctccttctctctctccctcctctctctctctcccctccttctctctctccctcctctctctctctccctccttctctctctctctccctccttctctctctctatcaggtatGACAGTGTTCTCTCTGAGTGATGACGGCACCAGCCTTCCAGCTTCGGGTGACTCAGCCTTCCCAGCATTCCTCTCCTGTAAGGGGTGCCGCCAATTGATGGGGGCCGACCTTGACCTGGGAGCAGGACTTGACTTGGGGGCGGGACTCTACTGCCTGAGCTGCGAAGAGGGCCTCCAATCAGAATCACACACAGCCATGGAGGATACCTCACAGGGGGAGGAGTCAACCCCGGCTGTCCAATCCAGTGGGGGGAAGAACAGGAAGAGGAGTAAGGCGGGTGATGAAGAAGTCTGTATGAAGCTGTACACGTGCTCCCTGTGTAGTTTCTCCTCTCGCTACTCCAACCATCTCAAACGCCACATGAGAACCCATGACGGAGAGAAGCCCTACcgctgtccccactgcccctatgcCTCTACACAGAGGGTGAACctgcagagacacacacgcacacacaccgggGAGAAGCCCTACCTCTGCCATGCCTGCAGCTATGCCTGTAGTTCCCTGGGGAACCTGCGGAGGCACCAGCGCTCGCACAGCCAGGAGCCTCAGCCCCAGccgcagcgcacacacacactgaagagaCGCAGCAgacgaaaacacacacacagagaaaacggTGAAGGTAAGGGCATACAGTCAGACgagtacacagacacacttagacacacacacacacacacacacacttagacacacacacaaacacacacacacttagacacacacacacacacacttagacacatacacaaacacacacacacatacacacatacatacacacacacacacacacacacacacacacacacacacacacacacacacacacacacacacacacacacacagaggtaatATGTTCCAGAAAAGAGGATGGTTTCTTTTGAAAGTTCTAGTCTGTAGCTCAAGAGTGAAAGGAGAAGTGTTGGTTAACTTCCTGAAACTGCAGTTTAAAAAGAGGAAGAAGCTCTGTTTGGTTGGCTGGTTACTGGACTAaaggtcgtgtgtgtgtgtgtgtgtgtgtgtgtgtgtgtgtgtgtgtgtgtgtgtactgttctCTCCTCCAGATGCCATTTTGTCAGacctgacagtgtgtgtgagggaggacTCTGATTTCCTCCAGTCCCTAGGGGGTgtagcctctccctccctccccccctccgcccctctccctgacctcctcttccccctctgttGTCGCTCCTGTGGCCTCaccctggaaggagaggcggagggCAGAGGACAGATGTGTAGTCAATGTTCTGAGTTTGTCCTCTCTAAGGATATAGGCTCCTCCAGCCCCACTGACACAGACTCGCACACAGTCCTGCCGGGGGCCAGTAAGCTGTATCGCTGCCctctctgccccttcctctccctctactccaACCACCTGGCCCGACACGCCCACACCCACAGCGGGGAGAAGCCCCACCGCTGCCCCCAGTGCCCTTATGCCTCGGCCCACCTGGACAACCTGAAACGCCACCTCCGGGTCCACACGGGGGAGAAGCCCTACCGCTGTCCCCAGTGCTCGTACGCCTGTGGGAACCTGGCCAACCTGAGGCGCCATGAGAGGATTCACTCTGGAGCCAAGCCGTTCCACTGCTCTGTGTGTGGCTACAGCTGTAACCAGAGTATGAACCTGAAGAGACACATGTTGAGACACACGGGGGAGAAGCCGTATGGCTGTGCTGAGTGTGACTACACTACGGGACACTGGGACAACTACAAACGTCATCAGAGGAAACacggacacaacacacacagctgggacaaacacacacaccaggacactacagcagacagcaacacacagcactgagacacacacacacacacacactccactgagacacacacacacacactccactgagacacacacacaccactgagacacacacagcactgagacacacacagcactgagacacacacacacatattccactgagacacacacacacactccactgagacacacacacacaccactgagacacacacacacaccactgagacacacacacacacaccactgagacacacacacacagcactgagacacacacacacacagcactgagaCACACAGCActgagacacacacgcacacagcactgagacacacacacacacacatagcactgagacacacacacacatagcactgagacacacacacatacacacatagcactgagacacacacacagcactgacacatacacacacacctctccctggtTATGGTTCCCTGTTCCTTGAATtcagtgttggtgtgtgtgtgtgtgtgtgtgtgtgtgtgtgtgtgtgtgtgtgtgtgtgtgtgtgtgtgtgttacaatgGTAACCCCGACCCCTATCTCTGCTCTCCCTCAGAGGGGCGGGACTTATCTCAGGAACCTTTTAGAGGCGGAGCTACATGTGCTGGTTTCCTGGATCTGAACACTGCACTGGCCTTAGGGCATTAAATGGTGTGTCTGTGGGATTCAAGATTCATCCTTTTATTTTTGAATGGTTAAATGTTGTAGATGCGTTGTTTGAAAATTGTATGTTTTGATTGAGATTTAGGCCATTTCTAAATTGTATATTCCAAAAACAAAAATCTGTAAAGAATGTAATTGTGAAACAGATAAAGAGTTTATTTTTTGCAACAAAAGCCTTACACCCCTGCCGATTGTAAGGCTACTCAGAGAACAGACAGGACCCCTGTTGATTGTAAGGCTACTCAGAGAACAGACAGGACCCCTGCTGATTGTAAGGCTACACAGAGAACAGACAGGACCCCTGCTGATTGTAAGGCTACTCAGAGAACAGACAGGACACCTGTTGATTGTAAGGCTACTCAGAGAACAGACAGGACCCCTGTTGATTGTAAGGCTACTCAGAGAACAGACAGGACCCCTGCTGATTGTAAGGCTACTCAGAGAACAGACAGGACCCCTGTTGATTGTAAGGCTACTCAGAGAACAGACAGGACCCCTGTTGATTGTAAGGCTACTCAGAGAACAGACAGGACCCCTGTTGATTGTAAGGCTACTCAGAGAACAGACAGGACCCCTGTTGATTGTAAGGCTACTCAGAGAACAGACAGGACCACATTAACTGTCTGTACATTGTGCCTTCTACATCTCTAGTACTAAAATAAAAAACTTTTGACAGAAGTGTTTTGTTTTTTGTAGGTTTTGTACTCGTGATAGGAGTGGTGATGGTCGTCTATCTTTTGAGGTATGTCTTTCTGTCAAGTTAGATGatgatgaaatatatatatatatatataaagtgctGTAATTTTTACACCGTTCACCCGATTTGGATGTAAatcccctcaaattaaagctacacattTCAACTCCAATATGCTGTTGTAGACAGCCAAAATAATAATAACTTGGTCAATGTCCAAATatttatggacctgactgtatatatctatttagacgatggtgaaatatatatacactgctcaaaaaaataaagggaacactaaaataacacgtcctagatctgaatgaatgaaatattcttattaaatacttttttctttacatagttgaatgtgctgacaacaaaatcacacaaaaattatcaatggaaatcaaatttaacaacccatggaggtctggatttggagtcacactcaaaattaaagtggaaaaccacactacaagctgagccaactttgatgtaatgtccttaaaacaagtcaaaatgcggctcagtagtgtgtgtggcctccatgtgcctgtatgacctccctacaacgcctgggcatgctcctgatgaggtggcggatggtctcctgagggatctcctcccagacctggactaaagcatccgccaactcctggacagtctgtggtgcaacatggcgttggtggatggagcgagacatgatgtcccagatgtgctcaattggattcaggtctggggaacgggcgggccagtccatagcatcaatgccttcctcttgcaggaactgctgacacactccagccacatgaggtctagtattgtcttgcattaggaggaacccagggccaaccacaccagtatatggtctcacaagaggtctgaggatctcatctcggtacctaatggcagtcaggcttcCTCTGggaagcacatggagggctgtgcgcccccccctccccaaagaaatgccaccccacaccatcactgacccaccgccaaaccggtcatgctggaggatgttgcaggcagcagaatgttctccacggtgtctccagactgtcacgtctgtcacatgtgcttagTGTGAACCtgttttcatctgtgaagagcacagggcgccagtggcgaatttgccaatcttggtgttctctggcaaatgccaaacgtcctgcacggtgttgggctgtaagcataacccccacctgtggacgtcgggccctcataccaccctcatggagtctgtttctgaccgtttgagcagacacctgcacatttgtggcctgctggaggtcattttgcagggctctggcagtgctcctcctgctcctccttgcacaaaggcagaggtagcggtcctgctgggttgttgccctcctacggcctcctccacgtctcatgatgtactggtctgtctcctggtagcgcctccatgctctggacactacgctaacagacacagcaaaccttcttgccacagctcgcattgatgtgccatcctggatgagctatactacctgagccacttgtgtgggttgtagactccgtctcatgctaccactagagtgaaagcaccgccagcaaaaaagtgaccaaaacatcagccaggaagcataggaactgagaaatggtctgtggttatcacctgcagaaccactcctttattgggggtgtcttgctaattgcctgtaatttccacctgttgtctattccatttgcacaacagcatgtgaaatttattgtcaatcagtgttgcttcctaagtggacagtttgatttcatagaagtgtgattgacttggagttacattgtgttgtttaagtgttccctttatttttttgagcagtgtatatatatatatatatatatatatataaacagtaccagtcaaaagtttggacattcaagtttttattttttatttttttaactattttctacattgtaaaatcatagtgaagacatcaaaactatgaaataacacatatggaatcatgtagtaaacaaaaaagtgtaaaacaaattcTGAATATATTTAattagccaacctttgccttgatgacagctttccacactcttggcattctctcaaccagcttcccacatatactgagcacttgttggctgcttttccttcactctgcggtccaactcatcccaaaccatctcaatttggttgaggttggggggattgtggaggccaggtcatctgatgcagcactccatcattctccttggAAAAAATAgctcagcctggaggtgtgttgggtcattgtcctgttgaaaaacaaatgaacaaatgatagtcccactaagcgcaaaccagatgggatggtgtatcactgcagaaggctgtggtagccatgctggttaagtgtgccttaaattctaaataaatcactgacagtgtcaccagcaaagcaccatcacacctcctcctccatgcttcacggtgggaaccacacatgcagacatCTGTtcgcctactctgcgtctcacaaagacacggtggttggaaccaaaaatctcaaatttggacagatttccaacggtctaatgtccattgctcgtgttctttggcccaagcaagtctcttattctaattggtgtccttttagaagtggtttcttttgcagcaattcgaccatggaggcctgattcacacagtctcctctgaacagttgatgttgagatgtgtctgttactcgaACTCTGAAGCAgagtctggtaactctaatgaacttctcctTTGCAGCAGacgtaactctggatcttcccttcctgtggcggtcctcagtttcagcacttgatggtttttgcgactccaCTTGAAGGAactttcttgaaatgttccatattgtcTGACCTTCGTCTCTTAAAGTAAtggtggactgtcgtttctctttgcttatttgagctgttcttggacttttaccaaatagggctgtcttctgtatgctactaattgtctcaaacgcattaagaaggaaagaaattccacaaatgaccttttaacaaggcagacctgttaattgaaatgcattccaggtgactacctcatgaagctggttgagagaatgccaagagtgtgcaaagctgtcatcaaggcaaatggtggctactttgaagaatctcaaatatagttAGATTTATATAACacattttttggttaccacatgattcaatatgtgttatttcggtCTAGTTTAGGGTGTGTGTCAACAGGTGTTTCCTGATGAAGAAGAATAGATTTAATGCGGGGGGGGCTCATATTGTCAGGGTCCCTTATGCAAAACATGACTGAGATAATCTCTCAGATCATCTCCACATGCTCTTTTGTCTGTGTGTGACCTGATATTTTCATTTCTGTACCTGGTAGGATACTTCATCAGATCAGAAGAACCATATCATTACTATAGTAGGATAACACCATGGGATACTTCATCCTGGTACCTGGTAGGATATGCTATCATTTTCTGTTCATTATACCTCAGATACTTCATCAGATCATTCCTGTACCTGGTAGGATACTTCAGATCATTACTTACCTGATACTTCCGATCATTACTATACCTGGTAGGATACTTCATCAGATCATTTCTGTACCTGGTAGGATTACTATACCATATCATTACTATACCTGGTAGGATACTTCCGATCATTACTATACCTGGTAGGATACTTCATCAGATCATTTCTGTACCTGGTAGGATACTTCATATCATTACTATACCTGGTAGGATACTTCAGATCATTACTATACCTGGTAGGATACTTCATCAGATCATTTCTGTACCTGGTAGGATACTTCAGATCATTACTATACCTGGTAGGATACTTCCAGATCATTACTATACCTGGTAGGATACTTCAGATCATTACTATACCTGGTAGGATACTTCAGATCATTACTATACCTGGTAGGATACTTCAGATCATTACTATACCTGGTAGGATATCATTACTATACCTGGTAGATCATTACTATACCTGGTAGGATACTTCAGATCATTTCTGTCAGATCATTTCTATACCTGGTAGGATAGGATCATTACTATACCTGGTAGGATACTTCATATCATTACTATACCTGGTAGGATACTTCAGATCATTACTATACCTGGATACTTCATCAGATCATTACTATACCTGGTAGGATACTCATCATCATTTCTGTATTACTCATACCTGGTAGGATACTTCAGATCATTACTATACCTGGTAGGATACTTCATATCATTACTATACCTGGTAGGATACTTCAGATCATTACTATACCTGGTAGGTCTCTTCATCGTATCATATGATTAGATGGTATACTGTtattgtgttaggtttgttaTGTGATCTGACATTCTATAGTTTTTTATCATGAATGTTAGACTCTGATTCTGTAATGACTTCAGTTTAGAGGAAATACCGATCTGTAGCACTAGCAGCTAACATTTACTAACAACACAACTActgtagtggggggggggggttctgagtTTGGggttgggttgtgtgtgtgtgtgtgtgtgagtgagtgagtgagtgagactgtgagtgtgtgagtgagtgatcgagtgtgtgagtgtgaatgtgtgtgtgagtgagtgagacagtgTCTCAGTCTCTCTATCTGCCTTGTAGGGGAGTTCTCATCCAAAGCCGTTCCCAGGAGACATCCTGGAGTTTCCTCGGAATAAATACTTCTCTCATTTCGGAATTTActacggagagagagatggagtgcccTACGTAGCACACCTCACCTGCAGAGGTttgtctatatacacacacatacacacacacacacacacacccagtcttGTACAGCTCACCTTGTgtggacacacaattcagtccaatTAAaattcctaactctaaccccccctagaaatagcatttgaccttgtgggggattaacaaaatgtccccagttggtcacatTTTTGTTACTTTACTATTCTAGCATagtatagtt
The genomic region above belongs to Oncorhynchus nerka isolate Pitt River linkage group LG18, Oner_Uvic_2.0, whole genome shotgun sequence and contains:
- the LOC115120913 gene encoding zinc finger protein 513-like isoform X1, whose protein sequence is MPRRKQSNPQPVKLDGVECQPGCLVLDSDFLLSGELCEFGDTEIMGLDRDTGMTVFSLSDDGTSLPASGDSAFPAFLSCKGCRQLMGADLDLGAGLDLGAGLYCLSCEEGLQSESHTAMEDTSQGEESTPAVQSSGGKNRKRSKAGDEEVCMKLYTCSLCSFSSRYSNHLKRHMRTHDGEKPYRCPHCPYASTQRVNLQRHTRTHTGEKPYLCHACSYACSSLGNLRRHQRSHSQEPQPQPQRTHTLKRRSRRKHTHRENGEDAILSDLTVCVREDSDFLQSLGGVASPSLPPSAPLPDLLFPLCCRSCGLTLEGEAEGRGQMCSQCSEFVLSKDIGSSSPTDTDSHTVLPGASKLYRCPLCPFLSLYSNHLARHAHTHSGEKPHRCPQCPYASAHLDNLKRHLRVHTGEKPYRCPQCSYACGNLANLRRHERIHSGAKPFHCSVCGYSCNQSMNLKRHMLRHTGEKPYGCAECDYTTGHWDNYKRHQRKHGHNTHSWDKHTHQDTTADSNTQH
- the LOC115120913 gene encoding zinc finger protein 513-like isoform X2, whose protein sequence is MPRRKQSNPQPVKYGVECQPGCLVLDSDFLLSGELCEFGDTEIMGLDRDTGMTVFSLSDDGTSLPASGDSAFPAFLSCKGCRQLMGADLDLGAGLDLGAGLYCLSCEEGLQSESHTAMEDTSQGEESTPAVQSSGGKNRKRSKAGDEEVCMKLYTCSLCSFSSRYSNHLKRHMRTHDGEKPYRCPHCPYASTQRVNLQRHTRTHTGEKPYLCHACSYACSSLGNLRRHQRSHSQEPQPQPQRTHTLKRRSRRKHTHRENGEDAILSDLTVCVREDSDFLQSLGGVASPSLPPSAPLPDLLFPLCCRSCGLTLEGEAEGRGQMCSQCSEFVLSKDIGSSSPTDTDSHTVLPGASKLYRCPLCPFLSLYSNHLARHAHTHSGEKPHRCPQCPYASAHLDNLKRHLRVHTGEKPYRCPQCSYACGNLANLRRHERIHSGAKPFHCSVCGYSCNQSMNLKRHMLRHTGEKPYGCAECDYTTGHWDNYKRHQRKHGHNTHSWDKHTHQDTTADSNTQH
- the LOC115120913 gene encoding zinc finger protein 513-like isoform X3, translated to MPRRKQSNPQPVKCMTVFSLSDDGTSLPASGDSAFPAFLSCKGCRQLMGADLDLGAGLDLGAGLYCLSCEEGLQSESHTAMEDTSQGEESTPAVQSSGGKNRKRSKAGDEEVCMKLYTCSLCSFSSRYSNHLKRHMRTHDGEKPYRCPHCPYASTQRVNLQRHTRTHTGEKPYLCHACSYACSSLGNLRRHQRSHSQEPQPQPQRTHTLKRRSRRKHTHRENGEDAILSDLTVCVREDSDFLQSLGGVASPSLPPSAPLPDLLFPLCCRSCGLTLEGEAEGRGQMCSQCSEFVLSKDIGSSSPTDTDSHTVLPGASKLYRCPLCPFLSLYSNHLARHAHTHSGEKPHRCPQCPYASAHLDNLKRHLRVHTGEKPYRCPQCSYACGNLANLRRHERIHSGAKPFHCSVCGYSCNQSMNLKRHMLRHTGEKPYGCAECDYTTGHWDNYKRHQRKHGHNTHSWDKHTHQDTTADSNTQH